The window catccttatattttttaaaagaaaaacatAATGTACTGAAAATGTACTAACGTAAACGTTCCATTGCGTTCAACACTAGAACGCTGCAAGGCTACTTTTGATTCTCTACTGAATTTGAGAGTTTGTGCCCAATCATGTCTTACTGAGATATAGATATTTTTATTCCTTGGGAGTTTGGAGGACACATTAACAAACATAAGACATTTTTTCCGGAACTGCGTATTTTCTAACAGAGGtaaattgatgattttgtaaggacaacaaataaataataagatGAAGAGGAACTAAGGAGCTGATGAGTTTGTGAAAGCAAGGACATTAccaggaagaaaaagaaaaagaaagtaaaGTTTCAACCTTTGTCCCTACATCGAATGTTGTCTTGGACAATGCATAAATGTAAAGGACTAAATGAATGATGATTATGGTCAGTGTAATTCGGAGATCAAAGTATGATGTTCCAATGAGTGTCTAAGTAGTTAGGTTCATTGTTTAGCAACATAGCAAAAAGATAGGATCAACAACAGATTCAGAATTAAAACGATGTGAATTCTGCGTTTGACAAAGTGAATTTTCAAATGTACATTAACTTCATCTATACTTGTTTTTCTGCACACACACCTAAAGTTTGACTTCCAAACACTGAACTTTATCAACCTACAAACCCATAGTTTGATCCTCCATTGGGACTAGCGGATGTCTGCGAACAGGTGAAGCCCAAAAGCTTTTCCTGGCCCGGTCGCGAAGATGTCAAATGTCTCTTTCTACGAAAAAAATCCACATTGATTTCTTGAACCCATAACTCAAAAGTTACTCCAACAATGGTTTACAGCTACTAAAAAAGCATTCAATCGATGCCATAAAGGGTTACTTCAGCTACAAGGTTTACTTGCAGGCAAATCCAAGCATTGGTTCAAGCTACTATTTGCCTAGTATACAGCAACACAAAACTAACACTGGTTTTATACAGTGAAGGACAGGCTTCATCTTTGCAAACAACAATTGTTTATAGCAAATCATCACAATTCATAATCAGAAATAGAGAAGCGAAAGAGTGTCATAATTTGGAATGACAGATATAACCCATTAAAATATCCAGTCAGGTATCAAACTCAATGAAAAATCACCTGCAATGATAGAAGTATAGTACATAGCATTCTTATTTGCATCATCCTTTCAGGTTAAAGGGGAAAAAAGTAGAATAGCACAAAACAAGAGGGTGCGATCACATCATTCATAGTGAACTTCTGCTGAGTCGCGCTAATTCTGTCCAACTACAGTCATTCAACAGCAGCTCTTTTCTTCGTAGTGTAAGGATAGTACTCCTTGCCATTGTCAGTTCTCGTCGTTGCACCTAATCCATCAATTACACCAGAAGTGACTGCAAGTGCTGCTCCAGCAGAAAGAGCAGTTGAAATACTCCTTCCTACAAGGGTAACAATCAAATCAGCCAAAATATTTCCCTTGGTATCCCAGTATGTTACCAGAGGCAAGGGTATAGAACACCATCGATGAATAATGTACGTAATCCGCTGAATTGCCTTTTGCAACTCATGAGATTATGCACTCACTAAATTCTAAGCTTTTAGTTCATGAAAAGTTCATTCTGCATAGGGATTTCTATTGATCTGTTCTAAAATGTGCATAGCAATGGCTGAGTCGAGGGGTTACTGCTCTCGGTTAGCAAGAGCAACTTAATTATTCTGTGACCGCTCTTAGAAAAGACTCAACCCCTGTTTCTTTTAGAAACTAAATGACATGCTATCACGAAATGGTCGTGGTCATGTTTAAGACATCTTTGTGCAGACAGCACATACAAATTCTCTGCCAATCAGATCTATGGAGAAATTTCTATGTTCTTGGAATTAAAAATCTAAATAGGCGTCTAAATAGAGAGGATAAAGGAATTAAGCAAAAGCCTTCACTGCAAACCAAGAGAGCCAGGGCGTGGAAATGATAAGAATTGTCTGGCTGCACCAGTCACAATGCCCATTGAATGGTCAACACTGAAAATTAGCACTAGCACTGGATGTGCACTAAGAACAAACCAATCTGCAACATGTAATAATAGCTTTCCTCTCCTTCCTTCGCCAATTCTAATTTTTCCCTCACATATAATTAAATGTAAAGCAAGTGCAACAACAGATTTGTATCAATCATTCCACAAACACTTTTCTTTTATTAAGAAATCACTCTACAAACACAAATCTCAGTTGAAAAGGTGTTGTTGGGTGGAGGGGAAGGTGATTACCTTTGTAACCCAGCACAGAAGCACCAGCAACGAATCCACCAACTGCTCCATTAACAAAATCTCTTTTCATCCTAAAGTTCTGAACCAGCTGTTCTACCCCTATATAGACTCCACCAATAGCAGCAAAGGTAGCCCCGTGGTTTCCCATCATTTTCAATGTCCGAATCAAACCAGGAAGAGCAACACTTCTCTCAACACGGGGTACATCATGCCAAGTGGCAATAATGGCACCCCAAAGAGTACCAGCAACTAGACCTGTGGTTGCACCTTTAAATGTTTTCATCCCTGGTGTATCCTCATCTTCATAATACCTTAGCTCTGCAGCATCATCCATGATTGTACTCAATCCTTTACCAAAACACCAGTAAAAAAtgttaaaaaattaaaaacatgATTAAAGCAAGTTAAGCTTGAACTAATAACCAGATACCAAAGGTAAGAGACAGTGAGAAATAATGCATCGCGAACAGAATGTGTGAAGCAACAAAACATCTTAGCCTACAAGAAGCAAATGATGAGAAACCTAAATGCTTACATATATTTAGTTCTGTCAAGACCCTATGTGCATGCACATACAtacaaattatttttctttttttaatgaaGTAAAAAATTTCCAATGCcatcaagaagatgcaagaaAGTACAAAATAGGTTACAAAAAACATAAATTAGCTCCAACATATGATTGGCTAATCTAGGACCAGGGAGCTAATAAAGAGCAAAAAACTGTCGGAAGAGTCAACAGGGGACATGTTATGCCAGCTAAGTAGATACAAGAGACATCTAGCCTTAATAGAGTGATTAGGAGCTGAAAAGTCATAAGCCATCACATAGAATTTCATAAGATTGAGTCTGCTGACATAGGTCTATAACACTTCCTCTGCCGTTTTTATTCTGCCTCAATTTTCTAACCTATTACGTGAACTACAAAGTTCTTCCTCTGAATATTCAAATGGATACAAGATACTACTACTTAATAGTAGTTGGAACTGATCTTACatagttttattttttaaataactgATCAAACATCTTTGTAATAACGAACCTGCTTGCATTCATTTCAACTATTTTTATATCTCAAGAAAACTCTGATGTAATACACAATTCAAAGTTAATAATTTCTAAGCAAATCAAGTAGGTTCAACAAAAATGTGATGAAAGAAGCATTAGAAGTTTGTCAACAGTAGTGTGAACATCACATTCAGAAAAACATCAAAGGTTTAAGTAACGCTAGAACAATTGACTCTCCCTCATATTTTCACACCTTGCGCTTGAAACTCAACTGCATATTTGATTTTCGAAAGACATGCTTTCAATTGGTCACCAAGTTAAGAAATATGCTCTAACCAAGCGTGATGTAGAGCGTATGAAGGTTAGAGATAAACAAAAGAAAATGAATACGCCTTATAAGTACATGCTCAAGCAAAAGCAATGCCTCTTTTATCCTCAAATTGTAACACATTTCAGATATGACAGAGACTTATCTGTAGAAGCACCTAGCTAGTTCAGATTCCATTCTAAAAACATTTATCTAAACAGCGAAAATGAAATTAACacattattttttctaaaatacATCGTCTCAACTAAAGGATAGGCTGTCCGTTACATCGGAAACTATAAAGACGAACAAGTCCCTCAAACTTTTCCACTTGAACTAAGCCCCGGGGGCAATCCGTGTCCTAGGTCACAAGTCCCTCAACCTTTTCCACTTGAACTAAGCCCCGGGGGCAATCCTATGTATTCATTACGCTTTATTTGGGTTCAATTTATTCCAATACTAATAAATGTCTTTCAAGGCAAATTAGGGGTACTCTAAAGCTA is drawn from Nicotiana tomentosiformis chromosome 12, ASM39032v3, whole genome shotgun sequence and contains these coding sequences:
- the LOC104084967 gene encoding outer envelope pore protein 16-3, chloroplastic/mitochondrial, whose product is MDDAAELRYYEDEDTPGMKTFKGATTGLVAGTLWGAIIATWHDVPRVERSVALPGLIRTLKMMGNHGATFAAIGGVYIGVEQLVQNFRMKRDFVNGAVGGFVAGASVLGYKGRSISTALSAGAALAVTSGVIDGLGATTRTDNGKEYYPYTTKKRAAVE